In Microbacterium lushaniae, the following are encoded in one genomic region:
- a CDS encoding AAA family ATPase, whose amino-acid sequence MKLHRLELAGFGPFRERQVVDFDAFADDGIFLITGRTGAGKSSVLDGVCYALFGGVPRYDGGERRLRSDHCDPEDPTQVVLEFTAAERRWRVTRSPEYERPKLRGGGFTTEPHRAMLEEFDGGEWTGVAARPVDVAAHLDEIVGLTQQQFLQVILLAQNRFARFLLARNDERQALLRTLFGTRTYEQYAEILEGMRKDAEAALASDGENVRMLLEEAERVARDADVLPGEELAPADIPGRLDAVVRAVERAAYRAEVAAQEQRTAEAGLDGALERERAARDVAERQRQRLELRERLTRLSADAPAIDAERGVLARARAGEELRAALEAADRAEREAAVSAERAAAAALAWAASGESASTPARLRSRDDELAAVLAACADALAAEAELAEAERDVQQAAATAADAEQALAALDAQRAAVPALLRDLDEQLDALASAPAERATAEARLSEALRRRDAAREAEALMDPLRAAERHAVACGIALAEATAHHTSLLQRRLASAAGDLAADLVVGEPCPVCGGTEHPHPASPSDEPVGDAAIEDAAQAKEVALADDRRAAEVLRDASAAHAAAVARAGGAGRGDAEAAYEAARVARDAAEERVATAGRLAAERAGLAAADAEAAAGREALVAEAAQGRQDAALAAQRAHALRARVDAARGDAASVAERRDDAERRRELLRAVTDSAADSVVRAEVLSSASTHRDERLAASIFDDAGDARAALRPAGERAAMEERVRAHEDAERSTRERLLELELALVDEPEQPADLEPVQAELAHARARVTAAAAAAADASAIVTRLRDLAERADAAHRAIADTAARAAVVGRLAHTVAGRAPNTRRMTLETFVLAAELEEIVAAANLRLGDMSAGRYRLQHSDALAARGAASGLGLEVLDSYTGQARPPQSLSGGETFLASLALALGLAEVVTARAGGIRLDTLFIDEGFGSLDDDTLELAMRALDELRQGGRTVGVISHVAAMKEQLPAQLVVAAGPQGASVIRQGAAVAR is encoded by the coding sequence GTGAAGCTGCACCGCCTCGAGCTCGCCGGCTTCGGCCCGTTCCGGGAACGGCAGGTCGTCGATTTCGACGCGTTCGCCGACGACGGGATCTTCCTCATCACCGGCCGCACCGGGGCCGGGAAATCGAGCGTGCTCGACGGGGTCTGCTACGCCCTGTTCGGCGGCGTGCCCCGCTACGACGGCGGTGAGCGGAGGCTGCGCAGCGACCACTGCGATCCCGAAGACCCGACACAGGTGGTGCTGGAGTTCACCGCCGCCGAGCGACGGTGGCGCGTCACCCGCTCGCCGGAGTACGAGCGGCCGAAGCTGCGGGGCGGGGGGTTCACGACCGAACCGCACCGCGCGATGCTCGAAGAGTTCGACGGCGGGGAGTGGACGGGGGTCGCGGCACGCCCCGTCGACGTGGCCGCCCACCTGGACGAGATCGTCGGCCTCACCCAGCAGCAGTTCCTGCAGGTCATCCTGCTCGCCCAGAACCGGTTCGCGCGGTTCCTCCTCGCGCGCAACGACGAGCGTCAGGCGCTGCTGCGCACCCTCTTCGGCACACGCACCTACGAGCAGTACGCCGAGATCCTCGAGGGAATGCGCAAAGACGCCGAAGCCGCGCTGGCCTCCGACGGCGAGAACGTGCGGATGCTGCTGGAGGAGGCCGAGCGCGTGGCCCGGGACGCCGATGTGCTCCCCGGTGAAGAGCTCGCGCCCGCCGACATCCCCGGGCGTCTGGACGCCGTGGTGCGGGCCGTCGAACGTGCCGCCTACCGCGCCGAGGTCGCCGCCCAGGAGCAGCGCACCGCCGAGGCGGGCCTGGACGGCGCGCTGGAGAGGGAGCGCGCCGCGCGCGACGTGGCCGAGCGTCAGCGTCAGCGGCTCGAGCTGCGCGAACGGCTGACCCGCCTGAGTGCGGATGCACCCGCGATCGACGCCGAGCGCGGGGTCCTGGCCCGGGCGCGCGCGGGGGAGGAGCTGCGCGCCGCGTTGGAGGCCGCCGACCGTGCGGAGCGCGAAGCCGCCGTGAGCGCGGAGCGCGCCGCCGCGGCCGCCCTCGCGTGGGCGGCGTCGGGGGAGAGCGCGTCCACTCCGGCCCGGCTGCGATCCCGTGACGACGAACTCGCCGCCGTGCTGGCCGCCTGCGCCGACGCCCTGGCCGCCGAAGCCGAACTGGCCGAGGCCGAGCGTGACGTGCAGCAGGCAGCGGCGACCGCCGCCGATGCCGAGCAGGCCCTCGCCGCCCTCGACGCCCAGCGCGCGGCGGTGCCTGCACTCCTGCGCGACCTCGACGAGCAGCTGGACGCGCTGGCCTCGGCGCCGGCCGAACGGGCGACGGCGGAGGCGCGGCTGAGCGAGGCCCTTCGCCGCCGCGACGCGGCGCGGGAGGCGGAAGCGCTCATGGATCCGCTCCGCGCCGCCGAGCGTCATGCGGTCGCGTGCGGCATCGCGCTGGCGGAGGCGACCGCGCACCACACGTCGCTGCTGCAGCGGCGTCTGGCGTCGGCGGCGGGCGACCTCGCCGCCGATCTGGTGGTGGGTGAGCCGTGTCCGGTGTGCGGGGGTACGGAGCATCCGCACCCGGCCTCGCCGTCGGACGAACCCGTCGGGGATGCCGCGATCGAGGATGCGGCGCAGGCGAAGGAGGTCGCGCTCGCCGACGACCGCCGTGCCGCCGAGGTGCTGCGCGACGCGAGCGCCGCGCACGCGGCCGCCGTGGCGCGCGCCGGAGGCGCCGGCCGCGGCGACGCCGAGGCGGCCTACGAAGCGGCCCGCGTGGCGCGCGATGCGGCCGAAGAGCGCGTAGCCACTGCCGGGCGGCTCGCCGCAGAGCGGGCCGGGCTCGCCGCGGCCGATGCCGAGGCCGCTGCCGGCCGGGAGGCGCTGGTCGCCGAGGCGGCGCAGGGGCGCCAGGATGCGGCGCTGGCCGCGCAGCGTGCACACGCCCTGCGCGCCCGGGTGGATGCGGCGCGGGGGGATGCGGCGAGCGTCGCCGAGCGTCGCGACGACGCCGAGCGGCGTCGCGAGCTGCTGCGCGCCGTCACCGACTCCGCCGCCGACAGCGTCGTGCGCGCCGAAGTCCTCTCCAGTGCATCCACGCACCGCGACGAGCGGCTGGCCGCCTCGATCTTCGACGACGCCGGTGACGCCCGTGCCGCGCTGCGCCCCGCGGGCGAGCGTGCCGCGATGGAGGAGCGTGTGCGCGCGCACGAAGACGCCGAGCGCTCGACCCGTGAGCGCCTGCTCGAACTCGAGCTCGCACTCGTCGACGAGCCCGAGCAGCCGGCCGACCTGGAGCCGGTGCAGGCCGAGCTGGCGCACGCGCGCGCCCGCGTGACCGCCGCCGCCGCCGCCGCGGCCGACGCGAGCGCCATCGTCACGCGGCTGCGTGATCTCGCCGAGCGGGCCGACGCCGCCCACCGTGCCATCGCCGACACCGCGGCGCGGGCGGCGGTGGTGGGGCGCCTCGCGCACACCGTCGCCGGGCGCGCGCCCAACACGCGGCGGATGACCCTGGAGACCTTCGTCCTGGCCGCCGAACTCGAGGAGATCGTCGCGGCGGCCAACCTCCGGCTGGGGGACATGTCCGCCGGCCGGTACCGGCTGCAGCACTCGGACGCGCTCGCGGCGCGGGGGGCGGCATCCGGACTGGGCCTGGAGGTGCTCGACTCCTACACCGGCCAGGCGCGGCCGCCGCAGTCGCTGTCCGGCGGCGAGACCTTCCTGGCGTCGCTCGCCCTCGCGCTGGGCCTGGCCGAGGTCGTCACGGCGCGGGCGGGCGGCATCCGCCTGGACACGCTCTTCATCGACGAGGGCTTCGGCTCGCTCGATGACGACACGCTCGAACTGGCCATGCGCGCCCTCGACGAACTGCGCCAGGGCGGGCGGACCGTCGGGGTGATCAGTCACGTGGCGGCGATGAAGGAGCAGCTGCCCGCGCAGCTGGTGGTGGCGGCGGGCCCGCAGGGGGCGAGCGTCATCCGGCAGGGAGCAGCCGTCGCCCGCTGA
- a CDS encoding exonuclease SbcCD subunit D: MRILHTSDWHIGRSFHGHATLDALRGVLEALVAQVAQLRVDVVVLAGDVFDSAAPAPACYALLTDTLAAISDAGARIIVTSGNHDSAARLGFQSALLREGITVLTDPGAVGTPVTVHDAYGPVHFYGIPYLEPAIVRHRWEGVELRSQAQTMNHALGLVRADLAARGGRSVAIAHCFAAGVEATPGVEREIRQGGLDVVPLPAFDGPDYVALGHIHGRQQLSERVRYAGAPLHYSFGEADKPRGSWLVELDAAGLTGVEWIALPVPRRLVTLRGTLAELLEDARFAADEDAWVCAQYTDPTPQIEPMRRLQRRFPFCATVVHTPVGAPAPDGLDYSGRVRAARDDAELFDAFLSHVRAGEGATDAERALIRDVVDARTVAEVRA; encoded by the coding sequence ATGCGCATCCTGCACACCTCCGACTGGCACATCGGGCGGTCCTTCCACGGACATGCGACCCTCGATGCGCTGCGGGGCGTCCTGGAGGCGCTCGTGGCTCAGGTGGCGCAGCTGCGCGTGGACGTCGTCGTCCTCGCCGGCGACGTGTTCGACTCGGCCGCACCGGCGCCGGCCTGTTACGCGCTGCTCACCGACACCCTCGCCGCGATCTCGGACGCCGGCGCCCGCATCATCGTCACCAGCGGCAACCACGACTCCGCCGCGCGGCTGGGCTTCCAGTCCGCGCTGCTGAGGGAGGGCATCACGGTGCTCACCGACCCCGGTGCGGTCGGCACGCCCGTCACCGTCCACGACGCCTACGGGCCGGTGCACTTCTACGGCATCCCGTACCTGGAGCCGGCGATCGTGCGCCACCGCTGGGAGGGGGTGGAGCTGCGGAGCCAGGCGCAGACCATGAACCACGCGCTGGGGCTCGTGCGTGCCGACCTCGCCGCGCGCGGCGGCCGCTCCGTGGCGATCGCGCACTGCTTCGCGGCGGGGGTCGAGGCGACCCCGGGCGTGGAGCGGGAGATCCGCCAGGGCGGCCTGGACGTCGTGCCGCTGCCGGCCTTCGACGGCCCCGACTACGTCGCGCTCGGCCACATCCACGGCCGCCAGCAGCTGTCCGAGCGCGTGCGGTATGCCGGCGCTCCGCTGCACTACAGCTTCGGCGAGGCCGACAAGCCCCGCGGCTCGTGGCTGGTGGAGCTGGATGCCGCGGGCCTGACCGGCGTGGAATGGATCGCGCTGCCCGTGCCGCGGCGGCTGGTGACGCTGCGGGGGACGCTCGCGGAGCTGCTCGAGGACGCCCGCTTCGCCGCCGACGAAGACGCGTGGGTGTGCGCGCAGTACACCGACCCGACGCCGCAGATCGAGCCGATGCGCCGCCTGCAGCGCCGCTTCCCCTTCTGCGCGACCGTCGTCCACACCCCGGTCGGCGCTCCCGCCCCGGACGGACTGGACTATTCGGGCCGCGTGCGCGCCGCCCGTGACGACGCCGAGCTGTTCGACGCGTTCCTCTCCCATGTGCGCGCGGGAGAGGGCGCCACCGACGCGGAGCGCGCGCTCATCCGCGATGTCGTGGATGCGCGCACCGTCGCCGAGGTCCGCGCGTGA
- a CDS encoding DUF2277 domain-containing protein yields MCRNIHTLHNFAPAATTEEIHAAALQYVRKIAGTTKPSRANQAAFDRAVADIAHATAHLLDDLVAVAPPKDRAEEAAKARARAERSGRYEPRVAAAS; encoded by the coding sequence ATGTGCCGGAACATCCACACCCTCCACAACTTCGCTCCCGCAGCGACCACCGAGGAGATCCACGCCGCAGCCCTGCAGTACGTGCGCAAGATCGCGGGGACGACGAAGCCCTCCCGCGCGAACCAGGCCGCGTTCGACCGGGCGGTGGCCGACATCGCGCACGCCACGGCGCACCTGCTCGACGACCTCGTGGCCGTGGCCCCGCCGAAGGACCGCGCGGAAGAAGCCGCGAAGGCCCGCGCCCGCGCCGAGCGGTCGGGGCGGTACGAGCCGCGCGTCGCCGCCGCATCCTGA
- a CDS encoding alpha/beta fold hydrolase: MDAEPTDDVSVSTFTAAGCTLVAETRGSGETVFLLVHGIGMGRTVFADAAGLLRRHGRVIAIDLPGYGEAPEPARTPAIERLADLVAAFIVERVPGRVVLVGHSMGTQVAIEVAARHPGTVSRLVLAAPTVDARARRALPQMWRLLRDLTDEHPKVILAGAREYLRAGPWLRRKFRAMLAHAPEDSLDRVRVPVLVLRGEEDPVSPRGWCRFIAESLPDGRLEEIPDRGHETMIRDAAPAVARILLFAS; encoded by the coding sequence GTGGATGCCGAGCCGACCGACGACGTCTCGGTGAGCACGTTCACCGCCGCCGGGTGCACGCTCGTGGCCGAGACGCGGGGATCCGGGGAGACGGTGTTCCTGCTCGTGCACGGGATCGGGATGGGCCGTACGGTCTTCGCCGATGCTGCAGGGCTCCTGCGCCGGCACGGCCGCGTCATCGCGATCGACCTGCCCGGCTACGGCGAGGCGCCCGAGCCCGCCCGCACGCCCGCGATCGAACGCCTCGCCGATCTCGTCGCGGCTTTCATCGTGGAGCGGGTGCCGGGCCGCGTCGTGCTGGTGGGGCACTCGATGGGCACGCAGGTGGCGATCGAGGTCGCGGCGCGCCATCCGGGCACCGTCTCCCGCCTCGTGCTGGCCGCCCCGACGGTGGATGCGCGTGCGCGCCGGGCCCTGCCGCAGATGTGGCGGCTGCTGCGCGACCTCACCGACGAGCACCCCAAGGTGATCCTCGCCGGCGCGCGGGAGTATCTGCGCGCCGGACCCTGGCTGCGCCGGAAGTTCCGCGCGATGCTCGCGCACGCACCCGAGGACTCCCTCGACCGCGTGCGCGTTCCGGTGCTCGTGCTGCGCGGGGAGGAGGATCCCGTCTCGCCGCGCGGATGGTGCCGGTTCATCGCCGAGTCCCTGCCCGACGGGCGCCTGGAGGAGATCCCCGATCGCGGGCACGAGACGATGATCCGGGATGCGGCGCCCGCCGTCGCGCGGATCCTGCTGTTCGCCTCCTGA
- a CDS encoding GNAT family N-acetyltransferase, whose translation MTGLRFTDEKDASRYTLHRGDDLVSVLDYRDDGRTVAMTRAYTIPTFRGHGYAGELVARAVAQLEASGDREVIPVCWYVAEWFDAHPERAGILHAARSA comes from the coding sequence GTGACCGGACTGCGATTCACCGACGAGAAAGACGCCTCGCGTTACACGCTGCACCGAGGCGACGACCTCGTGAGCGTGCTGGACTACCGCGACGACGGTCGCACCGTGGCGATGACGCGGGCGTACACGATCCCCACCTTCCGCGGGCACGGCTACGCCGGCGAGCTCGTCGCCCGCGCCGTGGCGCAGCTGGAGGCGTCGGGCGACCGTGAGGTGATCCCGGTGTGCTGGTACGTCGCGGAGTGGTTCGACGCCCATCCCGAGCGCGCCGGCATCCTGCACGCCGCGCGCTCGGCCTGA